In a single window of the Acyrthosiphon pisum isolate AL4f chromosome X, pea_aphid_22Mar2018_4r6ur, whole genome shotgun sequence genome:
- the LOC100570115 gene encoding uncharacterized protein LOC100570115 → MGSNAINYARSGATNRVSITPNVSPIGSSNVDQSISKISAMFPTASESHIKSLLNKYHNREAVVISALQVEKHPIATPGPYTPPSVSRHYMLQANPSPMASPLPKPAHYSPKMKLT, encoded by the exons ATGGGTTCTAACGCAATCAATTATGCACGCTCTGGTGCTACAAATCGAGTATCAATTACTCCCAATGTGTCACCAATCGGCAGTTCTAATGTAGATCAATCCATATCAAAAATTAGTGCAATGTTTCCTACTGCATCGGAATCccatattaaatcattattgaaTAA ATATCATAACAGAGAAGCTGTTGTTATTAGTGCTTTGCAAGTAGAAAAGCATCCAATCGCTACACCTGGACCATATACTCCACCATCAGTTAGTCGTCATTACATGTTACAAGCAAATCCTTCACCCATGGCTAGTCCATTACCTAAACCAGCTCATTATTCTCCAAAAATGAAACTCACGTAA
- the LOC100165219 gene encoding abhydrolase domain-containing protein 2 — translation MSVAVLTAIAVFIIAVFRMLNVSSQPQKPSFFCRDKQFLNRVLKFAPQLEEPYVPTRLWGFSGHVQTILYSVFGRVRCPCPKGDRRFLILDDGTTLTYDLFKPTLNEPELEGITVVIVPGICNSSESDYIRTFVNYTQNQGYRCAVLNHVGALHNVPVTASRIFTYGHTDDLHVMLCNLSEHYPNTKIIIIGYSMGGNLVTKYLGESRHNRPSSVIAGVSICQPYDALKATGVLLHWQNFRRLYLYALTEAIKALILKHRSKLLADDIKEQYSLIEKDIISAATLPELDDAYTRKVNNFKNLHEFYRWSSCLHYINNVKTPMIFINSRDDPLVPEDLLIPIQNFAKSKDNILYMELMHGGHLGFFEGGFMYPNPIAWLDRTLVTLLPGLREHCLDDMKKTAVY, via the exons ATGTCTGTGGCCGTTTTGACTGCAATCGCGGTTTTCATCATCGCCGTGTTTCGTATGCTCAACGTATCCAGCCAACCTCAAAAACCATCCTTCTTTTGCAGGGACAAACAGTTCCTCAACAGAGTCCTCAAATTCGCACCCCAACTTGAGGAGCC atatgtaccaactagattgtGGGGATTCAGTGGTCATGTTCAAACTATTTTGTACAGTGTTTTTGGTAGAGTGAGGTGCCCATGTCCTAAAGGAGACAGAAGATTCTTAATTCTCGACGATGGAACTACTCTTACATATGATCTGTTTAAGCCAACTTTGAATGAACCAGAACTAG agggCATTACTGTAGTTATAGTTCCTGGAATTTGCAACTCTTCAGAGAGTGATTATATTCGaacatttgttaattatactCAAAACCAAGGCTATAGATGTGCAGTTCTTAACCATGTGGGAGCTTTGCATAATGTACCTGTCACTGCTTCTAGAATATTCACATAtg GTCATACAGATGATCTTCATGTAATGCTTTGCAATTTATCAGAACATTATccaaataccaaaattataattattggataTAGTATGGGTGGTAACTTGGTTACTAAATACCTTGGAGAATCTCGTCATAATAGACCAAGTAGTGTTATTGCTGGAGTATCCATATGTCAACCATATGATGCATTGAA ggCTACTGGTGTTTTATTACATTGGCAAAACTTCCGAAGACTTTATTTGTACGCATTAACAGAAGCAATCAAAGCTTTAATTTTGAAACATAGAAGTAAACTATTGGCTGATGACATTAAAGAACAATATTCATTAATtgaaaaagatataatatctgCTGCTACATTACCAGAACTTGATGACGCTTATACCAG aaaagtcaataattttaaaaaccttcATGAGTTTTATCGATGGTCGAGTTGCTTGCATTACataaacaatgtaaaaacaccaatgatatttattaattcaagagATGATCCATTGGTGCCAGaagatttattaatacctattcaaaattttGCAA aatcaaaagacaatatattgtatatggaaCTGATGCATGGTGGTCACCTTGGATTCTTTGAAGGCGGATTTATGTATCCTAATCCTATAGCATGGTTGGATCGGACCTTGGTAACATTATTACCGGGACTCAGAGAACATTGTCTTGATGATATGAAAAAAACAGCAGTTTACTGA